One Desulfovibrio fairfieldensis genomic window carries:
- the ftsZ gene encoding cell division protein FtsZ translates to MAQSIVDDIDTSLAGSAKIKVIGVGGGGGNAVKNMIDSGLRGVQFVCANTDVQALKKNTAPLKVQLGEKLTKGLGAGANPSIGREAAVESVNAIREAIGDADMVFVTAGMGGGTGTGAAPVVAQAAKEMGALTVGVVTKPFSFEGVKRKRAAEAGLEEFKQHVDCLITIPNDRLLAFAPKKAPFSEMLQKANDVLYYAVKGISDVIVGDGLINLDFADVRTTMAEAGLALMGTGMASGENRAREAAQRAIMSPLLEDVSLESAKAVLYNITAPMDITAEEIAEIGDIIADATPEDANIIFGVVFDDNIGDEIRLTVIATGIESPQAMQPVQAPAATVTNFRQPGPDAVMAEPRRRQLGRSQQGNLVQESQEEPEMRLPRATRRSEVERWYDEKSNRPPYLLKREAMGQSRRRPHNPGQDDFTYDEDDFEIPTFIRTQAD, encoded by the coding sequence ATGGCTCAGTCAATCGTTGACGATATTGACACCTCCTTGGCCGGAAGCGCCAAAATCAAGGTTATCGGCGTAGGCGGCGGCGGTGGTAATGCCGTGAAAAACATGATTGATTCCGGCTTGCGCGGTGTGCAGTTCGTCTGCGCCAACACCGACGTGCAGGCTTTGAAAAAAAATACTGCCCCGCTCAAGGTGCAGTTGGGCGAAAAATTGACCAAAGGCCTGGGCGCTGGCGCCAATCCGTCCATCGGGCGTGAGGCCGCCGTGGAAAGCGTGAACGCCATCCGCGAGGCCATCGGCGATGCGGACATGGTTTTCGTCACCGCCGGTATGGGCGGCGGCACGGGCACGGGCGCGGCCCCGGTGGTGGCGCAGGCCGCCAAGGAAATGGGCGCGCTGACCGTGGGCGTGGTCACCAAGCCCTTCAGCTTTGAAGGCGTCAAACGCAAACGCGCGGCCGAGGCCGGTCTGGAGGAATTCAAGCAGCATGTGGACTGCCTGATCACCATCCCCAACGACCGCCTGCTGGCTTTTGCGCCCAAAAAAGCGCCGTTCTCCGAAATGCTGCAAAAGGCCAACGACGTGCTGTACTACGCCGTCAAGGGTATTTCCGACGTGATTGTGGGAGACGGCCTGATCAACCTTGACTTTGCCGATGTACGCACCACTATGGCAGAAGCGGGTCTGGCCCTCATGGGCACGGGCATGGCCTCGGGCGAGAACCGCGCCCGCGAGGCGGCCCAACGTGCCATCATGAGTCCGCTGCTGGAAGACGTCTCCCTGGAGAGCGCCAAGGCAGTGCTCTACAACATCACCGCACCCATGGACATCACGGCCGAGGAAATCGCCGAAATCGGCGACATTATCGCCGATGCCACGCCCGAGGACGCCAACATCATCTTCGGTGTGGTCTTTGACGACAACATCGGCGACGAAATCCGTCTGACGGTCATTGCCACCGGCATTGAATCGCCCCAGGCCATGCAGCCCGTGCAGGCTCCCGCCGCCACGGTGACCAATTTCCGCCAGCCCGGCCCGGACGCCGTCATGGCCGAACCGCGCCGCCGCCAGCTCGGGCGCTCGCAGCAGGGCAACCTGGTGCAGGAGTCGCAGGAAGAGCCGGAAATGCGCCTGCCCCGCGCCACTCGCCGTTCGGAAGTGGAGCGCTGGTACGACGAAAAGAGCAATCGTCCTCCCTATCTGCTCAAGCGCGAAGCCATGGGCCAGAGCCGCCGTCGGCCGCACAACCCCGGTCAGGACGACTTCACCTATGATGAGGACGATTTTGAAATTCCGACCTTTATCCGGACCCAGGCTGATTAG
- the ftsA gene encoding cell division protein FtsA: MNKSELIVGLDIGTTKICAVVGELSESGLVDVVGIGTSVSTGLRKGVVVNIEQTVQSIRKAVEDAELMAGCEIHSVYVGIAGSHIMGINSHGVIAVKGGEVAQRDVERALDAARAVAIPADREVIHILPQEYIVDNQRGIADPLGMAGVRLEVKVHIVTGAVSSAQNIVRSCHRSQLEVSDIALESLASAKAVLTEEEREIGVALVDLGGGTTDIAVFANDAIKHTAVLALGGQNLSNDIAFGLRTPIASAEKIKIKYGCALADLVRHDEFIEVPSVGGREPRRLSRQVLAEICEPRMEEILYLVDQTLVRSGYKDMIGAGVVLTGGTALMEGCQELGEQIFNLPTRIGYPRNVGGLKDVVNSPKFSTAVGLLRYGAEKEMSGQKKFTTRSESGVFDGVLARMKKWFADIS; the protein is encoded by the coding sequence ATGAATAAGTCCGAGCTCATCGTAGGCCTTGACATCGGCACCACAAAGATCTGCGCCGTGGTGGGCGAACTTTCGGAGTCGGGTCTGGTGGATGTGGTGGGCATCGGCACAAGCGTTTCCACCGGTCTGCGCAAGGGCGTGGTGGTCAACATCGAGCAGACCGTGCAGTCCATCCGCAAGGCCGTGGAAGACGCGGAGCTCATGGCCGGCTGCGAGATCCACTCGGTCTACGTGGGCATTGCCGGCAGCCATATCATGGGCATCAACAGCCACGGCGTCATTGCCGTCAAGGGCGGCGAAGTCGCCCAGCGCGACGTCGAGCGCGCTCTGGACGCGGCGCGGGCCGTGGCCATTCCGGCGGACCGCGAGGTGATCCACATCCTGCCGCAGGAATACATTGTGGACAACCAGCGGGGCATTGCCGACCCCTTGGGCATGGCCGGGGTGCGCCTGGAGGTCAAGGTGCATATCGTCACCGGGGCCGTGTCTTCGGCGCAGAATATCGTGCGCTCCTGCCATCGCAGCCAGTTGGAAGTGTCGGATATCGCCCTGGAATCCCTGGCTTCGGCCAAGGCCGTGCTCACCGAGGAGGAACGTGAGATCGGCGTGGCCCTGGTGGATCTGGGCGGCGGCACCACGGATATCGCTGTCTTTGCCAACGACGCCATCAAGCACACGGCGGTGCTGGCTCTGGGCGGGCAGAACCTTTCCAACGACATCGCCTTCGGCCTGCGCACGCCCATTGCCTCGGCGGAAAAGATCAAGATCAAGTACGGCTGCGCTCTCGCCGATCTGGTGCGCCACGACGAATTTATTGAAGTGCCCAGCGTGGGCGGACGCGAGCCGCGCCGCCTTTCGCGCCAGGTGCTGGCCGAAATCTGCGAGCCGCGCATGGAGGAGATCCTTTATCTGGTGGACCAGACGCTGGTGCGCTCCGGCTACAAGGACATGATCGGCGCGGGCGTGGTGCTGACCGGCGGCACGGCCCTGATGGAAGGTTGCCAGGAACTGGGCGAACAAATTTTCAATCTGCCCACGCGCATTGGTTATCCGCGCAATGTGGGCGGTCTCAAAGATGTGGTCAACAGCCCCAAGTTTTCAACGGCTGTGGGTCTGTTGCGCTACGGAGCGGAAAAGGAAATGTCCGGTCAGAAAAAGTTCACCACGCGCAGCGAGTCCGGCGTCTTTGACGGCGTACTCGCACGCATGAAGAAATGGTTCGCGGATATCTCATAA
- a CDS encoding cell division protein FtsQ/DivIB codes for MPLALKKNGRKARNAYTKEKPSKAKGSLFPSVRLPKFLAGMFGWLKRLGGLKSLAVLTGLLLAAMLVLAGVGTASLWLYNKAVTSDFFITRHVDVTGNVRLSREMVLQYGGIKEGDNSLAVSIAKVERNLRQTPWVEEVSVKRLLPDRFVIKLKERMPSFWVHKDGVLYYANERGGIIAPVESKNFLSLPTLRIEPGAEDAAPYLSRLMKDMQSGALPIEAGAIASVTVSPGRGLEIYLEDREMRLSIATDDWSGNLARMSVTLGDLARRHELKNVREVRAVNGNVWVILNQSAQN; via the coding sequence GTGCCGCTTGCCTTGAAGAAAAACGGCCGCAAGGCCCGCAATGCCTACACGAAGGAAAAGCCCTCAAAGGCGAAAGGAAGCCTGTTTCCTTCGGTCCGCCTCCCGAAATTCCTTGCCGGGATGTTCGGCTGGCTCAAGCGCTTGGGCGGCCTGAAAAGCCTCGCGGTTCTGACGGGCCTGCTGCTGGCGGCGATGCTGGTACTGGCAGGAGTGGGCACGGCCTCCCTCTGGCTCTATAACAAAGCGGTCACCAGCGACTTTTTCATCACCAGGCATGTGGATGTGACCGGCAATGTGCGGCTTTCCCGCGAGATGGTGCTGCAATACGGCGGCATCAAAGAGGGCGACAACAGTCTGGCCGTGAGCATCGCCAAAGTGGAGCGGAATCTGCGCCAGACACCCTGGGTGGAGGAAGTTTCGGTCAAGCGCCTGCTGCCCGACAGGTTCGTGATCAAATTGAAGGAGCGCATGCCCTCCTTCTGGGTGCACAAGGACGGCGTCTTGTACTACGCCAATGAGCGCGGCGGGATTATCGCGCCGGTGGAGAGCAAAAATTTTCTCTCCCTTCCCACCCTGCGCATCGAACCGGGAGCCGAGGACGCCGCGCCCTACCTCTCACGCCTGATGAAAGACATGCAGAGCGGCGCGCTGCCCATAGAGGCCGGGGCTATTGCCTCGGTGACCGTGAGCCCGGGCAGGGGCTTGGAGATTTATCTGGAAGACCGGGAAATGCGCCTTTCCATCGCCACTGACGACTGGAGCGGCAATCTGGCCCGGATGAGCGTGACGCTCGGCGACTTGGCGCGGCGGCACGAGCTGAAAAACGTGCGCGAAGTGCGCGCCGTCAACGGCAATGTCTGGGTCATTCTTAATCAGTCCGCGCAAAACTGA
- the murB gene encoding UDP-N-acetylmuramate dehydrogenase, which yields MREVMRPSLAERTTLRLGGTAIAELVLEDAADLAALPERLRALGGSPLILGAGSNILARDGDLPLVLLRPRFMRGPEIAGEKDGKILVRVGAGVPLPRLLRFCAGQGLSGLEGLVGIPGSVGGAVAMNAGSFGTETCKNIESIQIVSNEAVQRVTVDALQYGYRRLSISEEKEGFMVVEATFGLTEDARDGISKRMRHNFFEKKSKQPVTAWSAGCVFKNPAQDMPAGKLLELTGYKGKKLGGMAFSTLHANFLINEGRGSAEAALTLLHEAKEAVRQRFGYALEPEVRIVPCRLP from the coding sequence ATGCGTGAAGTCATGCGCCCCAGCCTGGCGGAGCGGACCACCCTGCGTCTGGGCGGCACGGCCATTGCCGAGCTGGTCCTGGAAGATGCGGCGGATCTGGCGGCTCTGCCCGAACGGCTGCGCGCCCTGGGCGGCAGTCCGCTGATCCTGGGCGCGGGCAGCAACATTCTGGCCCGGGACGGTGACCTGCCTCTGGTGTTGCTGCGTCCGCGCTTTATGCGCGGGCCGGAAATCGCGGGCGAGAAGGACGGTAAAATTCTGGTGCGGGTCGGCGCGGGCGTGCCCCTGCCGCGCCTGTTGCGTTTTTGCGCCGGACAAGGCCTGAGCGGCCTGGAAGGGCTGGTGGGCATACCCGGCAGCGTGGGGGGGGCCGTGGCCATGAACGCCGGTTCCTTTGGTACGGAAACATGTAAAAATATCGAATCCATTCAGATAGTTAGCAATGAAGCAGTGCAACGGGTCACTGTTGATGCACTGCAATACGGCTATCGTAGGCTCTCCATTTCAGAAGAAAAAGAGGGATTCATGGTAGTTGAAGCCACTTTTGGCTTGACCGAAGACGCAAGGGATGGCATCTCTAAACGCATGCGTCACAACTTTTTTGAGAAAAAGTCTAAACAACCTGTGACGGCCTGGAGCGCGGGTTGCGTATTTAAAAATCCCGCACAGGATATGCCCGCCGGAAAGCTTTTGGAACTGACCGGCTACAAGGGAAAGAAGCTGGGCGGCATGGCCTTTTCAACCTTGCACGCCAATTTTTTGATCAATGAAGGCAGGGGCAGCGCGGAAGCGGCTTTGACCCTGCTGCATGAAGCCAAAGAGGCTGTGCGGCAACGTTTCGGCTATGCGCTTGAGCCGGAGGTCAGGATAGTGCCGTGCCGCTTGCCTTGA